The DNA segment TATTTCCCCCTCGCGCAGAaagttttttcgaaaaactttCATACACGTGGAAGCGATAGTTGTGCATTTTTCGAAAGGACACACTCCGCCgcgctctaaaaatattttctgaaaagcTACACAAGCACGCCGTAAAATATCTACGTCATTTCGGCAATAACGTACGATTTCTTGCTGGAAgtcaaaaatgacatttttacttGTCATTTCCGTATGCCATGCAAGAAATCGTTCGCGTTCATCGGGCTTCATTTGATCGGGGGAATAAAATCGTGCCTCAGGTAACGGACCGATATACGTTTGATTCTCCACAGTGTTAAATAAATGCGGAAAAGTGCCTTTATCCGCCGTATCCTTTAACCCAAAAGCTTTAGGTAGTTCGGATAATCGCATCGGCATATAATTAACACTGTCGATAAGCTTTGTATGCCCGACCGTCATCACGATAATCTTTGTCCCGTTCAAAGTTACCCTCGGCTTTTCCCTTATTGACGATTTttcgactaaatattttaaaataaattgcgcgtCGAACGCTTTTGCATTGTGAGCGatacagataatatttttaaaatgtttcgttGGACGTGTCacaaaatctataaattgtTTTACCGGATCGATGTTGAATATAAATTCACGCGTTCCACACCAACGACACCGCACCGACATGCCGTCTATCGCCACGCAAGTTGCGCAAATTTGCTGTGCCAGAGAGTTGGAGCGTGTAACTTTACGTTCTCGGTTCCTTCGAGCGTCTCGTTCTGTCGCGTTTCAAAATCGTAAAACACGAATGCGACAGCTCCCTTGGCGACATTAACGTTCTCACCCTCGAGGTCATTAGCGTTTCTTTGTGCCTCTTCACGTATCGATGCAGCAGCACTCGTACCCTCGCCAGGGTCTTCTGCTACGACTCTACGTCGAAGAGGTTGCATGAAACACGAATGATTCACGGGTTGATGAGAACAACATGTCCTACAATAGGCACTGTCACATTCGTGTCgcgagttaatttttataaatctattacacatattacaaattttaattgagtTGCAAACCATTGATTTTCCCTCGTACGATTTTTCGGCACGATGACGCTCGAAACACGTATTACCGAAGAACGTACGGTTACACGTTTCACACCTGATTTTCTCAGCGTCGTGACGTTCACAGGAGGATATAGCGTAGCAGCGTGGATATTTTTTAGAGCAACGATGCCCTCTATCAGGACGGTAACTGATGTTACATGCTACGCAATACCCTCCTCGTGAACCCGCGgcagcttttaaatttaatattggatTGTAATAGTGTCTATTctcataatacattatatttaaggTATACTGCGGTTCGCGACCGAGAGAGGCGAGTATCGCGCGTCCGTCGTAGATCGGATTTCCCCCGCGTCCGAAATCTTTGAAACCGTAAACCATTATAGCGATATTTTCATTGGTGAGATACCGTTGAAATTGTTGGATTTCGTGAATCCCACATCCTTCCTCCGGTATCACGTTGCCAGCGTTCCTCGTTAATTCTATCGTATAATCCCGTTGTAGCAAAGAACGTTGGAATCTTACGGCTTCCCACATTTCGTGACGCGGTCCCGTCCGTAGATTTCCACGCTCACAGTGGACTTTCGCGGCTACGAGTGAACGAGGAAAACACAAATTGTCATcgttaataatttctaatatagaTCATTTGGCGACGTCTTCCCGCGTTAACTGATTTGACATTCTTCCACGACCCATCGGTAGCGCGACGTTGAAAACTTGGATGGTGAAAGTTTCCGCGATATCAATTCCGCCTGCGCTTTGTGCTACCGAACTTACGAGGCCCCATATGTCCTCGTAAGTCAAGTCGCACACAGGACGAAACGATAAACCTGCCGGTCCGCGCGTCAAACCATCGGAAATAAAAGATAGGCCCACGTAATCCGTCGGTTCACTCGAGCCTACCGCGTATCTATAAATTTCACGGAACGCGTTTTCCAGCCGTTGCACGGTATTATTACCTTCCGGTACTGCCCGTATCGCGAAACTCGCCTCTCTCCCGAGTATTGCAAAATTTCTAAATCTACGCGCGTTTTCCGTCCGTAGCTCTATATAATAAAAGTCGTCGCCAACctgatgctgctgctgctgctgctgttgttgttgttgttgttgttgttgttgttgttgttgttgttgttgttgcggGTGTTGTTGCGACTGCTGCCGCTGCTGCAAACTGATGTTGCTGCTGAGATCTCTGCTCAGCAACATTCTCCCTAGAATTTTGTATTCTAGCCACTTCGTCAAGTCTAGCGCCGATTTGAACTGAAAGATTAAacattcttattaattattaccgtcttatattgtgtttatttaattttttattattaatacgagAAAATGTCAACAAAAGTTATATCATACGAGGTGACTCACCGAGTTACCGATGGAGACCCTTTTTTATGTCACGCCGCCAGTAGATGGAGTATCACCAACTGACATTCGCGTCCATACTTTCCACCTACGTCGTAAAGCAAGATGGCGATGCGTTAcaaagttttcttcttttctcaaGCTGACTTTCTTCTTCTCATACTTAATAACCTcatattgtgcaaatattgtgtaataatagcattaaaaattgacaaaaattttgaataatcatGCTAAgataaaattacgtaaaaaaaaaacaaagtacttttatcgaaataaaatttctaagtaatatttaccaataattaaatctaaatgtaggaaaataaatattttacagttatttaaaaaaatcaataaattttttatttaaaatattaccataataaaaatacaatatttttatattataaataggaataattacacaattttcaaatatttacacaataaaaggttagaaagtaaaaaaagttagaaaaaaagaaacaaaagacaCTCCATCTTGCTACCTGACGTAGCCCGAAAGGTTGGGGGACGTGTGGCATTGGGTGGTGCTCCTTCTGCTGTCGGCGCGAAGAAAAAAGTTTCTCCGAAGGTTACTCTGAAGAGTCCTCTATGTGATTTTTTCTTCCTcggattttaattattctatccGAGAAAAAACCGGCGAACATGATATatatcgtttaaaaattattttacatcgaataaaaataaaaataaaaataaataataatatttaccgTCGTACTCAGGCAAAGGAACTCTCtcgttttcttcttcctcgttttcttcttcctctggctcctcctcctcctcctcctcctcttcctgctCTTCCTCCACTTCATCCGAGGCGGAGCCGGAGCCACCATATCCTTCGTCATCATCATCTTCCGCCGCGTCCCCCTCACCTTCCTCTTCATTATCGTCGCCGTCTTCCTCTTCATCAACACCGTTTTCGTCCTGctcttcttcttcattttcgTCTTCTTCGTCATCATCTTCCTCTCTATTTTCCCCTTCTATTATTTCCcttgcttcttcttcttcctcgtcTAAATTTTCATCTACCTGCTCCTCTTCCTGTGACGgtctctcccatctttctctttctctcctcatCTCCTCCCTCTCGTGTACTTGCactagaaaaaaaacaaaaatttgatgaaaacaaAGTCAGGTCAATATAAGATAGTTTTTGTCaagctcttttttttaatcttatctggggaatataaatttatatcggaTGGTGTTCCGTCATCTTCTACACCATCGTTCTCATCATCATCTAAAACATAATAattccaattattattattattttattaatattataacataatattttgtgatttaaGAAATTTACCTGTTATATCGATGACAGGAATATTCCGTTGAGTGGGAATATCCTCTTCCGCATCCTCGACTTCAATTCGTGGTCTTcctagaaaatttatatattttaaaatttataatttacaacaaAAGTCGGCTTACGTCTCACGCCTAGTGAATGCTAAGCTACTTACGTGCGGGTACGGGTCTTTcgtctgaaaaataaatataattaaaaataatatttaaaaatttttacattttaatatgatttgattttatatagaCTTACCTTGTCGATTTTCTGCTTGACGCAGGAAGTTTGCTATCAGACCTCCCACATCACTCTCGAAACGCCCGTTTGCGCGCCGCGTTTCAACATGATGCTGGAGAATATTCTCCAGCCTCGCGTCGCCATCACAGAACCCCGTTCTGTG comes from the Solenopsis invicta isolate M01_SB chromosome 14, UNIL_Sinv_3.0, whole genome shotgun sequence genome and includes:
- the LOC105200644 gene encoding myelin transcription factor 1-like protein, with protein sequence MHRTGFCDGDARLENILQHHVETRRANGRFESDVGGLIANFLRQAENRQDERPVPARRPRIEVEDAEEDIPTQRNIPVIDITVQVHEREEMRRERERWERPSQEEEQVDENLDEEEEEAREIIEGENREEDDDEEDENEEEEQDENGVDEEEDGDDNEEEVQIGARLDEVARIQNSRENVAEQRSQQQHQFAAAAAVATTPQQQQQHQVGDDFYYIELRTENARRFRNFAILGREASFAIRAVPEGNNTVQRLENAFREIYRYAVGSSEPTDYVGLSFISDGLTRGPAGLSFRPVCDLTYEDIWGLVSSVAQSAGGIDIAETFTIQVFNVALPMGRGRMSNQLTREDVAK